The genomic stretch GCGGCACTTTCTGAAACCAGCCGCCATCGTCACCCATCGGCTTGAGGCCAGCTTTCTGAAACGCCTCCGCAATGTAATCGGTGGTCAACTCTTCGCCCCGCGTACCCACCCCCCGGCCCTGAAGCTGATCGCTCGCCAGATGCTTCACATCCGCCCGCATCCGGGCAATGGACGCTGCAACGTCTGCTTCCTGGGCGAAGCAAAGCTGTGCTGAGCAGAGAGCAAATAGAGTGGTAAATAGATGACGATGATGGAATGACACGGTGAACCTCTCATAGAATTTACGGGCATGATGAGAAAATACCCGTGTCATGTTATGAAGAGGTGGTTGAAAAATAAGAAGGTCAGTGATACGAGAATCATGCAGCCTCAACAGCTGTATACACCTTGCCATGCTGTTTCAGCCAAGGCAAATCGCCACTCTCCACATGTTGTTGGATGTTTTTCAAGAGTTCCACCGTCTCTGCTTCGTAGCAAGGTTCGGAAGGATCGTCTTCAGGAATGACAACCTCCACGTCCACTGCTACGACGTACTTGTCTCCTTGAATCAGGCGGGTTCGCTTCAATCGTTTCCCTGGAATCTTCATGTTGAGCTTCAGTCAAAGAAATGAACTGTTACCAGTTTAGCTACTCCACTACGGGGCAGGTAAGACCAAACTGATTCATTCTTTCATCCTGAACGTGACTACACCCGCTCAAAAATCGTCGCAATCCCCTGGCCCATTCCGATGCACATGGTCGCCAGGCCGACGTTGGCATTCCGGTCGATCATGTTGTGAATCAGCGTCGTGCTGATACGTGCTCCGCTGGCACCGAGTGGATGGCCAATAGCAATCGAGCCGCCCCGGACATTCACCTTCGATTCATCAAGATTGAGCATCCGCATGCAGGCCAGCGACTGCGAAGCAAACGCTTCATTCAGTTCAACAATGTCGATATTGTCCAGAGTCATGCCTGCCCGCTTGAGGGCTTTCTGAGTAGCTGGCACCGGGCCGGTACCCATCACGCAAGGCTCCACACCGATGGCTGCGGTGGCCACCACGCGCACCAGTGGCTTCAGACCCAGCGACTTGGCTTTCTCTTCCGACATGATCATCAGCGCTGCTGCACCGTCGTTCAGCGGTGAACTGTTGCCCGCTGTCACCGTGCCTTTGCCCGGCATAAATGCAGGTTGCAGTGCAGACATCGATTCCATGGAAGCATCAGCACGAACACACTGATCCGTTTCGCAGAGGATGCGGTTGCCTGCATCATCATGGCCATAGATGGGCACGATTTCCTTCTTGAACTGTCCCTCGGCATGTGCCTTCGCTGCTTTCTGATGGCTGCGCAGGGCGAACTCATCCTGTTCCTGCCGCGAAATCATGTTAGCCTGGGCCAGGAACTCGGCGGTAATGCCCATCATCATCGCTGCTTTGCTGGTCTGGGTGAACAGCTTGGGGTTGATCTCGCCGATGGTATCCATGGGGATGTGGTGCATGTGTTCCAAGCCGCCGACAATCTGGGCATCTTCAGCATTCGCCATGATGGAGTGAGCTGCCTGGTTCAAAGCCTGCAGGCTGGAGCCGCACCAGCGATTGACCGTAGCGCCTGAAACGGTGAACGGCAAACCAGCCATCAGGCTGACTGCCCGGCCTACGTTCAGGCCTTGTTCCTTTTCGGGGAAAGCACAGCCTAGCACCAGGTCGTCGATTTCTTTCGGATCGACGCCGGAACGTTCAACAATGGCTTTTACCACGGTGGTCGCCAGGTCGTCGGAACGAATATTGCGGAACCATCCTTTTTCTTTATGGGCACGGCCAATGGGAGTTCGGGCACAAGCGACAATAACAGGACGTTTCATGAGAGTGCTTTCTGGTTAGTAGTCCTCACGCTCCGCATGAGGACAAGTTGTGCGATATGGTGTCAATGGGTGTTGTTGATTTCGCGTGATCCGGTCATCACTCGGAGAGTGATGACTACAGTATCGATGACTACAGACTAAATCTCGTTCGGTGGCAGGTCGTAAAACTTCTTGCCACTGGCTGCCAGTTCCTGGAGCAACGGCGTGGGCTTGTACCGCTCGCCCAGGCTTTCATACGGCTTGAGCATCTCCAGAATTTTACCTGCACCCACGGTGTCGGCCCAGAACATCAACCCACCCTTGAATGGTGGGAAGCCGATGCCATTGATCACACCGAGATCAACATCCGCAGCATGGCGGACTTTCTTCTCCATCAGGATGCGAGTCGCTTCCAGCAGCATGGGCAGGAACAGCCGTTCCGTCGCCTGGTTCAAACTCGGCGGTGTGCCCTTGCGGCGAAGCGGCCCGATGATGGTTTCCACGGTGGGATCGTCC from Planctomycetia bacterium encodes the following:
- a CDS encoding acetyl-CoA C-acyltransferase; translation: MKRPVIVACARTPIGRAHKEKGWFRNIRSDDLATTVVKAIVERSGVDPKEIDDLVLGCAFPEKEQGLNVGRAVSLMAGLPFTVSGATVNRWCGSSLQALNQAAHSIMANAEDAQIVGGLEHMHHIPMDTIGEINPKLFTQTSKAAMMMGITAEFLAQANMISRQEQDEFALRSHQKAAKAHAEGQFKKEIVPIYGHDDAGNRILCETDQCVRADASMESMSALQPAFMPGKGTVTAGNSSPLNDGAAALMIMSEEKAKSLGLKPLVRVVATAAIGVEPCVMGTGPVPATQKALKRAGMTLDNIDIVELNEAFASQSLACMRMLNLDESKVNVRGGSIAIGHPLGASGARISTTLIHNMIDRNANVGLATMCIGMGQGIATIFERV